In the Synergistaceae bacterium genome, one interval contains:
- the hypB gene encoding hydrogenase nickel incorporation protein HypB, with protein MSEIVTIQQAVMAEDEKYAFRVRESMREKKILAVNIIGSPGCGKTTLLEAMASRTDFSFAVIEGDLETSRDAERLATAKIKALQINTKGLCHLEAHVVEKALSSLDIDSLDVLFIENVGNLVCPAEFDLGEDFKVAVSSTPEGADKPLKYPMLFAQAKAVLLTKMDLLPYIRFDKEMFLRDVRSLNPKAPVIELDLLSGTGIEKWVSFLSERLREKRAHAV; from the coding sequence ATGAGCGAAATCGTGACGATACAACAAGCCGTTATGGCGGAGGATGAGAAGTACGCCTTTCGCGTCCGAGAGTCCATGAGGGAGAAAAAAATCCTGGCGGTCAATATCATCGGTTCCCCAGGCTGCGGTAAAACCACGCTGCTGGAGGCGATGGCTTCCAGAACCGATTTTTCCTTCGCGGTGATTGAAGGAGATCTGGAAACCTCCCGAGACGCGGAACGACTGGCTACCGCCAAGATCAAGGCTCTGCAAATCAACACGAAGGGCCTCTGCCACCTGGAGGCCCACGTGGTCGAAAAAGCCCTTTCCTCCCTGGACATTGATTCCTTGGATGTTCTCTTCATTGAGAACGTAGGAAATTTGGTCTGTCCCGCGGAGTTTGACCTGGGAGAGGACTTCAAGGTGGCCGTCTCTAGCACGCCCGAGGGCGCAGATAAACCCCTCAAGTACCCTATGCTTTTCGCCCAGGCGAAGGCGGTTCTTTTGACAAAGATGGACCTGTTGCCTTACATTAGATTCGACAAAGAAATGTTCCTGCGGGACGTGCGGTCTCTCAACCCCAAAGCTCCCGTCATCGAACTGGACCTACTCTCCGGAACGGGTATAGAGAAATGGGTGTCTTTCCTTTCTGAACGACTTCGGGAGAAACGCGCCCATGCCGTCTGA
- a CDS encoding UvrD-helicase domain-containing protein: protein MPSDALSGNALFGSSTGSSTGSSTGDEILLKLAPRQREAVTYVDGPLLVLAGAGSGKTRVLTHKVAWLIAERHAAPWQILAVTFTNKAAGEMRERVAALAPNGADTVQISTFHSFGLRFLFRNKEEAEKIRIRPGFAIFDRSDSRALVKQILEGARINAKDVEPASVLDAISREKSAWSPGARSSTLEGLYLDVYRQYQEQLREQNAVDFDDLMIAPLQMLSTDSDLRAREQKRIKWLLVDEYQDVNKPQYLLLRYLVGDDCRIMVVGDPDQSIYGWRGADVRMILNFERDFQAQNDTSKAHVVVLDENYRSSGNILGAANSLIRNNSARWEKNLKTVRGDGEKVYNLLANGDFQEAEFITAEIERLRVNHGYAYGDIAILYRQNAMSRLYEQKLLEMGIPYRVVRGVAFYERKEVRDVLAVLKLAINPGDLSALERNAGLLVKGLGPKKMLEYATWFRESWGILPDATAVDFWKALARGSCPIKGQVGQALATLGDRMTRLLSVSSDVGATIDYILVSMGYEDLLRQKNPDDWEDRLDNVMELRSIVPSGGDLAEALAEAALFTDADKNDPDERRVVNLLTLHAAKGLEFPVVFLVGLEEDVFPNYRAQNDPSQMEEERRLCYVGMTRAEERLYLTAARSRRLYGATYEKGFSRFLFETADSYMLVDDRGGEARRDERRDKYERYGYGYNRRRWGR from the coding sequence ATGCCGTCTGACGCTCTTTCGGGAAACGCCCTCTTCGGATCCTCCACCGGATCCTCCACCGGATCCTCCACTGGAGACGAGATTTTATTGAAGTTGGCTCCACGTCAGAGAGAGGCCGTGACCTATGTGGACGGGCCTCTTTTGGTTTTGGCTGGAGCGGGAAGCGGCAAGACTCGCGTGTTGACCCACAAAGTGGCCTGGCTGATCGCCGAACGCCACGCGGCTCCCTGGCAGATTCTGGCTGTCACCTTCACCAACAAGGCCGCGGGAGAAATGCGAGAGCGGGTCGCGGCCTTGGCCCCCAATGGTGCGGACACGGTGCAAATCAGCACGTTCCATTCCTTCGGTCTGCGCTTTCTCTTCCGCAACAAAGAAGAAGCGGAGAAAATCCGAATCCGGCCGGGGTTCGCCATTTTCGACCGGAGCGATAGCCGAGCATTGGTTAAACAAATTCTCGAAGGCGCCCGTATCAACGCAAAGGACGTGGAGCCAGCTTCCGTGCTGGACGCCATTTCCCGAGAGAAATCGGCCTGGTCGCCTGGGGCACGGAGTTCGACATTGGAGGGGCTTTACCTGGACGTCTATCGCCAGTATCAGGAACAGTTACGGGAGCAGAACGCGGTGGATTTCGACGATCTGATGATCGCCCCGCTTCAAATGCTATCTACGGATTCAGACCTGCGAGCCCGGGAACAGAAGCGAATCAAGTGGCTCTTGGTGGATGAGTACCAAGACGTCAACAAACCCCAGTATCTGTTGTTGCGTTACTTGGTGGGCGACGATTGCCGGATCATGGTGGTGGGCGACCCCGACCAGTCGATCTATGGCTGGCGGGGAGCGGACGTGAGGATGATTCTGAACTTCGAGCGGGATTTTCAAGCTCAAAACGACACGAGCAAAGCCCATGTGGTGGTGCTGGACGAAAACTACCGCTCCAGCGGCAACATTTTGGGAGCGGCTAACTCATTGATCCGTAATAACTCCGCCCGTTGGGAAAAGAACCTGAAAACGGTCCGGGGCGACGGGGAAAAAGTCTACAATTTATTGGCGAACGGTGACTTTCAGGAAGCGGAGTTCATCACAGCGGAAATCGAGCGATTGCGTGTCAACCATGGTTACGCCTACGGAGATATCGCCATTTTGTATCGCCAGAACGCTATGAGCCGCCTTTACGAACAAAAGCTCCTGGAGATGGGGATCCCCTACCGAGTGGTGCGTGGCGTGGCCTTTTACGAACGCAAAGAGGTACGCGACGTTCTGGCCGTTCTGAAACTGGCGATCAATCCAGGAGACCTAAGCGCTCTGGAGCGGAACGCCGGCCTTCTGGTGAAGGGCTTAGGGCCTAAAAAAATGTTGGAGTACGCCACGTGGTTTCGAGAGTCGTGGGGAATTTTGCCAGATGCCACGGCGGTAGACTTCTGGAAAGCCCTGGCGCGGGGATCCTGTCCAATCAAAGGGCAAGTGGGACAGGCGCTGGCGACCTTGGGGGACCGTATGACGAGGCTTCTTTCGGTATCGAGCGACGTGGGCGCGACGATTGATTACATTCTGGTTTCTATGGGCTACGAGGACCTGTTGCGTCAGAAAAACCCCGACGACTGGGAGGACCGGCTCGATAATGTCATGGAACTGCGCTCCATCGTTCCTTCCGGTGGCGATCTGGCCGAGGCGTTGGCCGAGGCCGCCCTCTTCACCGACGCGGATAAAAACGACCCCGACGAACGGCGCGTGGTCAATCTTTTGACACTCCACGCGGCCAAGGGGCTCGAGTTTCCCGTAGTGTTCCTGGTGGGGTTGGAGGAAGACGTGTTTCCCAACTACCGTGCTCAGAACGACCCCTCTCAAATGGAAGAAGAGCGCCGACTCTGTTACGTGGGAATGACCAGAGCGGAAGAACGTCTCTACCTGACGGCCGCGCGGAGCAGGCGTCTTTACGGCGCCACATACGAAAAAGGGTTCTCCCGATTTTTATTCGAAACCGCGGACTCCTACATGCTCGTGGATGACAGAGGAGGTGAAGCGCGCCGCGATGAGAGACGCGACAAATATGAAAGATACGGTTATGGCTATAACCGGCGACGTTGGGGCCGGTAA